In Felis catus isolate Fca126 chromosome A3, F.catus_Fca126_mat1.0, whole genome shotgun sequence, a single genomic region encodes these proteins:
- the LOC101094662 gene encoding protein FAM209A produces the protein MRTLTWVLFLPLCLSCGCAFMFTSLREKAKEPQGKVPCGGHFRIRQNLPEHAQGWLGRKWLWLFFVVVLYVILKFRGDREKTKEQNPSGLRGCSFRSPLKKTQNTSPSKDYAFNTLTQLEVDLVKFVSKVRNLKVAMAAGGNSKLQNLEVPADPHNNITIYEIWGEEDSE, from the exons ATGCGGACGCTGACATGGGTCTTGTTCttgcctctgtgcctctcctgcgGCTGTGCCTTCATGTTCACGTCTCtgagagagaaagccaaggaaCCCCAGGGCAAGGTGCCTTGCGGAGGGCACTTCCGGATCAGGCAGAATCTCCCAGAGCACGCCCAAGGCTGGCTTGGGAGAAAATGGCTCTGGCTTTTTTTTGTCGTCGTGCTGTATGTGATACTAAAGTTTCGAGGGGATCGCGAGAAGACTAAG GAGCAGAATCCTTCTGGGCTTCGAGGATGCTCATTTCGCTCTCCGCTGAAGAAGACTCAAAATACTTCCCCCAGCAAAGACTATGCGTTCAATACCTTAACCCAGCTCGAGGTGGACCTTGTGAAATTTGTGTCCAAGGTGCGCAACCTGAAAGTCGCCATGGCAGCTGGAGGTAACTCCAAGCTTCAGAACCTGGAGGTGCCTGCGGACCCTCACAATAACATCACCATCTATGAGATATGGGGGGAGGAAGACTCTGAATGA